CATCTCGACAAAGACGGCGCTTACCGAGTTGGCGCTGTCAGGCTGTACGACAGCCAGCGATCATCTCTACCTTTTCCCCAACGGCTCAAGCCTGGATGATGAAATCCACGCTGCCCTTGAGACAGGATTGCGTCTGCATGCCTCACGCGGCTCAATGAGCCTCGGCGAGAGCAAGGGTGGTTTGCCACCCGATAGCGTTGTTGATGACGAAGACACGATCATTAAAGATAGTCAGCGACTGATTGAAACTTATCATGATCCCAATCCCGGCTCATATACTCAGGTTGTCTTGGCGCCTTGTTCACCATTTAGCGTTACCGGCGACTTGATGCGCCAGTCAGCCGTGTTGGCGCGCGAATATGGCGTTCATTTGCATACTCATTTAGCTGAAACACAGGACGAAGAAGAATTTTGTATTGAGATGTTCGGACACCGTCCGGTTGCTTATATGCAAGAAGTGGACTGGATTGGCGATGATGTCTGGTTTGCGCACTCGGTGCACGTAGACGATGATGAGATTAATCTCTATGCCAAGACAGGCTGCGGGGTGGCGCATTGCCCATCTTCAAATATGCGCCTGGCCTCAGGAATTGCCCCCATTTTAGATATGTTACAGGCTGGTGTGAAAGTTGGTGTGGGCGTGGATGGCTCCGCCAGCAACGATGGTTCGCACTTGCTCGAAGAGGTACGCATGACAATGCTGGCCTCGCGCGTGCGTGCCGGTTTGATGGGAGCTTCACTCTCGGGGGATGATGCCCCTCCCCTGATGACAGCTCGTCAGGCATTGGAACTGGCAACCCGCGGCAGTGCTTCGGTGTTAGGCCGCGGCGATATTGGTTCCCTCGAACCGGGTAAGGCTGCTGACTTCTTTGCTATTAATCTCAATCGCATTGACTATGCGGGTGGCCTCCACGACCCGGTAGCCTCGGTTGTCTTTAACTCGCCCGTGAAAGCCGATTACACGGTTGTGGGTGGTAAATTTGTTGTTAAAGAAAGCCAGATGGTGACTGTGGATGTGCCGAATCTCATTATTGAACATAATGCACTGGCAGCACAGTTGTTGAACAGTTAAAAGTAGCAAATTGAAAGTTGGCGAGTTTGCGTTTTCCAACCTTCAACTTTCAACATGTAACTTGCCATCACGAAGTAGAGAAGGTATATATGTTTCAGGATGCAATTACAAAACGAACTCAATTGCTGGTCGATGTCGCCATGGGGCGCACGCCTGCCGATATTGTGATTCGTGATGGGCGGTGGGTCAGTGTACAGTCTGGGGAGATTATTCCGCATACCGATATTGCCATTGCAGACGAGTTTATTGCCTACGTTGGCCCAAATGCCAGCCATGCGATTGGCGAAAATACAAAAATCATCGAAGCCGATGGGCGTTATTTGGTGCCCGGCTTGCTGGATGCCCACATGCACGTTGAAAGCGGCATGGTAACAGTAACTGAATTTGTGCGCGCTGTCGCCCGCCGTGGCACTACGGGCATGTTTATTGATCCGCATGAGATCGCCAATGTTTTCGGGCTGAATGGCGTCAAATTGATGGTGGATGAAGCCCGGAATCAGCCTATCCATGTTTGGGTGCAGATACCCTCTTGCGTACCCTCTGCGCCGGGGCTGGAAACCCCCGGCGCTAGCATTGGTCCGGAAGAAGTAGCCGAAGCCATGACCTGGGACGGTATTATCGGCTTGGGCGAGATGATGAATTTCCCTGGTGTGTTTCTCAGTGATGAAAAAATGCACGCTGAAATGGCAGCCACTCGCGCCGCCGGGAAAACGATTGGTGGACACTACGCTTCGCCTGATTTGGGTTTGCCTTTCCACGGCTATGTGGCTGGCGGCCCCGAGGACGATCACGAAGGTACACACAAAGAAGACGCCATTGCCCGCGTGCGCCAGGGCATGAAGGCCATGTTGCGCTATGGCTCAGCCTGGCATGATGTCGCTAACCAGGTGGGTGCCATTCTTGAAGATGGCCTCGATCCGCGGCGATTCATCCTCTGCACGGATGACTCCCATGCTGAAACCATCACCCGGGACGGCCACATGGATCGGGTTGTGCGTCATGCTATCGAACAAGGGTTGGAGCCGCTCACTGCAATTCAGATGGCAACCCTCAATACCGCGGAACACTTTGGGTTGACGCGCCAGTTGGGCATGATCGCCCCCGGGCGTTATGCCGATGTTCTTCTGGTGCGCGACCTCTCCAATTTCCAGGCCGGGCTTGTCCTTGCCAAAGGGCAGGTGATTGCCGAAGACGAGAAACTGCTCATCGAACTGCCTTCCTTCCAATACCCCGACTGGGCAACAAAATCTGTACATTTAGGAAAAGAGCTAACAGCAAAAGATTTTAAGTTGTCGGTTGAAAGTAATCAGTCGCCAGTTTCTGCAAATATCATTGGTGTAATTGAAAACCAGGCGCCAACCCAACATTTGCGGATGGATGTTACACCGAAAGATGGTGAAATTTCCGTTGATCTTGACCGCGACATCCTGAAGATCGCTCTGGTAGAGCGGCACAGAGGCACCGGCGGTGTGATGGTTGGGTTGGTGCATGGCTTTGGCTTCACTGAGCGCTGTGCGATTGCTACCACTGTGGCGCACGATAGCCATCATATGATTGTGGTTGGGACGGACGAAGCCATGATGGCCCAGGCTGCCAACACGCTCGGCCAGATCAATGGTGGGCAGGTCGTTGTCAAAGATGGAAAGATCATTGGCCAAGTGGAATTGCCCATTGCCGGCCTGATGTCGAACGAGCGCGCCGAAGTTGTTGCCGAAAAGGCTGCTTCTGTGCTAAAGGGTTTTAAAGCCTGTGGCTGCTCACTCAACAACCCCAATATGCAGCTTAGCCTGTTGGCCTTGGTGGTTATTCCTGAATTACGCATCTCCGATCTTGGGTTGGTGGATGTGACTAAATTTGAGTTTACACCTGTGTTAGTACATCAAGGCATTGCCACATCATAATATTCGACAGTAGCTTATGAGAAAAAATATTCACAGTCGCCTTGAAGAGATTATCGCCGTTGCCGAGCCGGGAGAACGCTTGCTTTCTGAGCCGAAACTGGCTGAACAATTAGGTGTTTCGCGTGCCACGTTGCGTGAAGCCATGCGCACTTTTGAAACGCAGGGGTTGCTGCGCCGTCGCCAAGGCGTAGGAACCTTTGTCGTGCGTCCGACGCGGGTGATCGAGAGCGGCCTGGAAGTTTTGGAGAGCATCGAAACGCTGGCAGACCGCATTGGGTTACCGGTCACGATGGGCGAATTGCAGATTTCGAAATGTCGCCTGGATAACGCCACGGCGAAGTTGATGCAGTTGAGCCTGGATACGGAAGGTATTTGTGTTTCACGCGTGATTTTGGCAGAGGGACGCCCGGTCGCCTATCTTGTGGATACGCTTCCCAGTGGTTATCTAAGTTCCGAAGAGATGGCAAATGAATTTACCGGTTCGGTGTTGGACCTGATGCTCAAGCGCGGGACACCGTTATTAGAGAGTGCCCGCTCTGAAATAAAGGCCGTAGCCGCAAATCCAGATGTGTCCCGGGCTTTGGATATCCAACGCGGCGATTCGGTTTTGCTATTTGAATCCATCTTGTTCACCCTGGAAGGATTGCCGATTGATTACTCGCTGAGCTATTTTTTGCCGGGATATTTCAAATTCCATGTTGTGCGGCGTGTTGGATAAATATAATTTGTGCAATACAGACTGCGCAGGACAAATCTGTGCGGGGCAGTCTGTATTACATAAATGGGTAATACAAAAAAGATCATATATTCATATAAAGTAGGAGATTATTACAATGCGTAGTTTTGCTGGTCGTGACATTCTTTCTCTAAAAGAATTTGAGCGTAATGAATTTTTCCGTGTCTTCGAAGTTGCCGAAGAGTTGGAGCCTATCGCTCGCAATCGCCAGAACACTGACCTTCTGGCCGATAAAACCCTGGTAACAGCTTTCTACCAGCCTTCCACCCGCACCCGCCTGGCGCACGAAGCCGCCATGCACCGCCTGGGTGGCCATGTGACGGGTTTCTCTGATGCTAAGATGACCCGCGCGGGCGATTTTTATCAGGAATCGATTAAAGATACCGTTAAAATGCTGGAATTCTACGGCGACATGATCGTGATGCGCCACTTCCAGAAAGGCGCCCCCCACGAGGCCGCCAAATGGGCATCTATTCCTGTCATCAATGGCGGTGACGGCTGGGGCGAGCACCCCACCCAGATTTTGACTGATCTGTATACAGTGCTGCAAGAAAAAGGCACCATCGACGGTTTGAGCTGGGTTGCTGTTGGCGATATGCGTATGCGCACCATGCACTCCCTGGGCCACGCCCTGACTCAGTTCGACTGCCCAATCACCTTTGTAGCGCCTCCTGGTATGGAAATGCCCGATGAGTACAAAGATGATTTCGAAGCAATGGCTTTGAATTTTGATTTCGCAGACCATGTTGGCGATGTGATTGGCAATGCGGATGTCATTTTGGTTGAGCCGACCGTGCAGCCCGATTACACAAAATCTCGCGACGAGCGTGATGGTGATGTGGATATGACCCCGGCCAATT
This genomic stretch from Chloroflexota bacterium harbors:
- the ade gene encoding adenine deaminase: MFQDAITKRTQLLVDVAMGRTPADIVIRDGRWVSVQSGEIIPHTDIAIADEFIAYVGPNASHAIGENTKIIEADGRYLVPGLLDAHMHVESGMVTVTEFVRAVARRGTTGMFIDPHEIANVFGLNGVKLMVDEARNQPIHVWVQIPSCVPSAPGLETPGASIGPEEVAEAMTWDGIIGLGEMMNFPGVFLSDEKMHAEMAATRAAGKTIGGHYASPDLGLPFHGYVAGGPEDDHEGTHKEDAIARVRQGMKAMLRYGSAWHDVANQVGAILEDGLDPRRFILCTDDSHAETITRDGHMDRVVRHAIEQGLEPLTAIQMATLNTAEHFGLTRQLGMIAPGRYADVLLVRDLSNFQAGLVLAKGQVIAEDEKLLIELPSFQYPDWATKSVHLGKELTAKDFKLSVESNQSPVSANIIGVIENQAPTQHLRMDVTPKDGEISVDLDRDILKIALVERHRGTGGVMVGLVHGFGFTERCAIATTVAHDSHHMIVVGTDEAMMAQAANTLGQINGGQVVVKDGKIIGQVELPIAGLMSNERAEVVAEKAASVLKGFKACGCSLNNPNMQLSLLALVVIPELRISDLGLVDVTKFEFTPVLVHQGIATS
- a CDS encoding 8-oxoguanine deaminase — translated: MATLLVRHANTLVTMDDQRREIADGGLFIRDGFIEQVGFTSELPATADEILDLNDHILLPGLINTHHHFYQTLTRVVPAAQDANLFNWLKTLYPIWARMGPEHIRISTKTALTELALSGCTTASDHLYLFPNGSSLDDEIHAALETGLRLHASRGSMSLGESKGGLPPDSVVDDEDTIIKDSQRLIETYHDPNPGSYTQVVLAPCSPFSVTGDLMRQSAVLAREYGVHLHTHLAETQDEEEFCIEMFGHRPVAYMQEVDWIGDDVWFAHSVHVDDDEINLYAKTGCGVAHCPSSNMRLASGIAPILDMLQAGVKVGVGVDGSASNDGSHLLEEVRMTMLASRVRAGLMGASLSGDDAPPLMTARQALELATRGSASVLGRGDIGSLEPGKAADFFAINLNRIDYAGGLHDPVASVVFNSPVKADYTVVGGKFVVKESQMVTVDVPNLIIEHNALAAQLLNS
- a CDS encoding GntR family transcriptional regulator, with product MRKNIHSRLEEIIAVAEPGERLLSEPKLAEQLGVSRATLREAMRTFETQGLLRRRQGVGTFVVRPTRVIESGLEVLESIETLADRIGLPVTMGELQISKCRLDNATAKLMQLSLDTEGICVSRVILAEGRPVAYLVDTLPSGYLSSEEMANEFTGSVLDLMLKRGTPLLESARSEIKAVAANPDVSRALDIQRGDSVLLFESILFTLEGLPIDYSLSYFLPGYFKFHVVRRVG
- the pyrB gene encoding aspartate carbamoyltransferase; translation: MRSFAGRDILSLKEFERNEFFRVFEVAEELEPIARNRQNTDLLADKTLVTAFYQPSTRTRLAHEAAMHRLGGHVTGFSDAKMTRAGDFYQESIKDTVKMLEFYGDMIVMRHFQKGAPHEAAKWASIPVINGGDGWGEHPTQILTDLYTVLQEKGTIDGLSWVAVGDMRMRTMHSLGHALTQFDCPITFVAPPGMEMPDEYKDDFEAMALNFDFADHVGDVIGNADVILVEPTVQPDYTKSRDERDGDVDMTPANFKITRDLLVNKAKSDAILLHSLPRMDEIPPDVDITRWSRYWQEAFNGVVMRMALLALVSGKME